From the genome of Clostridia bacterium, one region includes:
- a CDS encoding pilus assembly protein TadG-related protein codes for MKRKNSERGVSLVLLTIMLFAFLGITAIAIDLGMLYTARTSAQHAADAAALAAAFEFTNICNSATPPATGCESWDLDSAVKNSAKSIASQNGILKQSVLLEDADIVPDYVNQRVTVTVRRTGTNGVATYFARFLGVERADVLARATAEVATTGNGAPAGSTSYCLKPLFLPNTILSGEAPSVACSAGHTIFNTDGTISAWANSPPESDPTSSTKFGIQYLIRPTTPSVTKTGLAPSQFYSLDFGNGTYNGEQIGGADMYRCTLGRCLNQCGAPDLLSCGNSQKVTAIDVETGNMVGPTTQGINDLIGTENIDTYDAFLSRNPGATSRNLAVAPIWDSCNQTVNPGTNNDIKVLGFVKVFVDSVVQTGSNRGDTLAHILGPIECGDINGGGTTETPPGTPGPYTVPIRLVQQRP; via the coding sequence ATGAAGAGGAAGAACTCCGAACGCGGCGTTAGCCTCGTCCTTCTGACGATCATGCTATTCGCATTCCTCGGGATCACCGCCATTGCAATCGACCTCGGAATGCTCTACACGGCTCGCACGAGTGCCCAGCATGCTGCGGACGCAGCCGCGCTCGCCGCTGCGTTCGAGTTCACGAATATTTGCAACTCGGCAACTCCTCCCGCTACCGGTTGCGAGAGCTGGGATCTCGATTCAGCCGTCAAAAACTCCGCTAAGAGCATCGCCTCGCAGAACGGCATCCTGAAACAGTCCGTCCTGCTTGAGGACGCGGACATTGTGCCGGATTACGTGAACCAGCGAGTGACGGTGACCGTGCGCCGCACCGGAACCAACGGAGTTGCCACATATTTCGCACGGTTCCTCGGAGTTGAGAGGGCGGACGTTCTTGCACGCGCTACTGCCGAGGTCGCAACCACCGGTAATGGCGCGCCTGCAGGTTCCACCTCGTACTGCCTGAAGCCGCTGTTTCTGCCAAACACAATTCTGAGTGGTGAAGCGCCGAGTGTCGCCTGTTCTGCCGGCCACACCATATTCAACACAGATGGCACCATTAGCGCCTGGGCAAATAGTCCGCCCGAAAGCGATCCAACCAGCTCCACCAAATTCGGTATCCAGTACCTCATACGGCCCACGACACCGTCGGTCACGAAGACAGGCCTTGCGCCGAGTCAGTTTTACTCGCTCGATTTCGGCAACGGAACCTACAACGGCGAGCAGATTGGCGGTGCTGATATGTACCGCTGCACCCTGGGTCGCTGTCTGAATCAGTGCGGCGCTCCGGACCTGCTGAGCTGCGGAAATTCGCAGAAGGTTACTGCCATCGACGTCGAGACCGGCAATATGGTCGGCCCAACCACGCAGGGAATCAATGATTTGATTGGCACCGAGAATATCGACACCTACGATGCCTTTCTCTCGCGCAACCCAGGGGCAACGAGCCGCAATCTCGCAGTGGCTCCGATCTGGGATTCGTGTAACCAGACGGTGAATCCGGGCACGAACAATGACATTAAGGTCCTGGGCTTCGTAAAGGTCTTCGTAGACAGCGTTGTCCAGACGGGATCTAACCGGGGAGACACGCTGGCGCACATTCTTGGGCCCATCGAGTGCGGAGACATCAACGGCGGTGGCACCACCGAAACGCCTCCGGGCACCCCCGGCCCCTACACGGTGCCGATCCGCCTCGTGCAACAGCGGCCGTGA
- a CDS encoding type II secretion system F family protein, with amino-acid sequence MLFILLAFFLALAVGCFAVFAAFDERSGRARLLRDRLASVEQAQRRNPAEELELLRDELLSEIPALNKALSRSARVTRLQRYLAQADMKMRAGKFLLIDACVIAVGAVSMYLLAGNIFMMLLGGAIGCALPFGYAAFLRMKRFHLFEQNFPAAIDLLARAIRAGHAFTTALELMATELQEPLSGEFRKVFEEQKFGLPLRDALLNLTERIPLMDVKFFVTAVLLQRETGGNLAEILDNLSYLIRERFKILRQLRVYTAQGRLTMVILMIMPPACVLMLFLVNREFIRPMFTDPIGHLLIGAGIIMQTIGFLLIRKIIQIRV; translated from the coding sequence GTGCTGTTCATATTGCTCGCGTTCTTTCTGGCACTAGCGGTCGGCTGCTTCGCCGTATTTGCCGCTTTTGATGAGCGTTCCGGGCGCGCCCGCCTTCTTCGCGACCGCCTCGCCAGTGTCGAACAGGCGCAGCGCCGCAATCCAGCGGAAGAGCTCGAGTTGTTGCGGGACGAATTGCTGAGCGAGATTCCCGCTCTCAACAAGGCATTGTCACGTTCCGCACGTGTCACCAGGCTGCAACGTTACCTGGCACAGGCCGACATGAAAATGCGCGCCGGCAAGTTCCTGCTCATCGACGCATGTGTCATTGCCGTTGGCGCGGTCTCCATGTATCTGCTTGCCGGCAACATTTTCATGATGCTGCTCGGTGGTGCTATCGGCTGCGCTCTTCCTTTCGGGTATGCAGCCTTCCTTCGCATGAAGCGCTTCCACCTGTTCGAGCAGAACTTTCCGGCCGCTATCGACCTGCTCGCGCGCGCCATTCGTGCCGGCCATGCCTTCACCACCGCGCTGGAACTCATGGCGACGGAATTGCAGGAGCCACTCTCGGGCGAGTTCCGCAAGGTCTTCGAGGAACAGAAGTTTGGCCTGCCTCTGCGGGATGCGCTACTCAACCTCACCGAACGCATTCCGCTCATGGACGTCAAGTTCTTCGTGACCGCCGTATTGTTGCAGCGCGAGACCGGCGGCAATCTCGCTGAGATTCTCGACAACCTCTCGTACCTCATCCGCGAACGTTTCAAAATTCTTCGCCAGTTGCGCGTTTACACCGCCCAGGGGCGGCTCACGATGGTCATCCTGATGATCATGCCACCCGCTTGCGTCCTGATGCTGTTCCTGGTGAACCGCGAGTTCATCAGGCCGATGTTCACGGATCCCATCGGCCACCTGCTCATCGGAGCCGGAATCATTATGCAGACAATCGGATTCTTGCTGATTCGCAAGATCATTCAGATTCGGGTGTGA
- a CDS encoding AAA family ATPase, with the protein MAELSVVVLAPDEEQKTILQIQVDGTAVARTVQSFAGYPVGATDLTVRRIQDALPHVIVVDIERNNSSAALRAIELLRAEVPKATIFAVGDTGQPQVIINTMRAGAREFLQRPTTTTELLEAFVRASSTQRQSRENNERGKVIAVCGTKGGSGATTIAVNTSLALNSLKSGVVLVDLAPLGHAALHLNARPAFTVSDAIRNAHRLDHSLLEGYMTRLDSGLQLLAGVTEPLPEDTATADVARLFDLLVQHFRYVVVDASSRLDRVSRVVCDLSDTVLLVGLSDVASLWSAAKVQRFFGEGTGAQRLRLVMNRFRKIPGFSDSEIETTTGAKILLKIPNEYAAVSVSIDRGMPVVQQNHSEISRSFAQLARLVSEPAPDTKPKNWPLTILSLGKAC; encoded by the coding sequence ATGGCTGAATTGTCTGTAGTCGTTCTGGCGCCTGATGAAGAGCAAAAGACCATCTTGCAGATTCAGGTCGATGGAACTGCGGTTGCGAGAACCGTCCAAAGTTTTGCCGGTTATCCCGTCGGTGCGACGGACCTCACCGTACGTCGCATACAGGACGCGCTACCGCACGTCATTGTTGTGGATATTGAGAGGAACAATTCGTCGGCTGCGCTCCGCGCAATCGAATTGCTGCGCGCAGAAGTTCCAAAAGCAACCATCTTTGCCGTCGGCGATACCGGCCAACCGCAAGTCATCATCAACACGATGCGGGCCGGCGCTCGCGAATTTCTCCAGCGTCCCACTACAACAACCGAACTGTTGGAGGCTTTCGTTCGCGCCTCCTCAACACAGCGCCAGAGCCGCGAGAACAATGAGCGCGGAAAAGTCATCGCCGTCTGCGGTACCAAGGGCGGCAGCGGCGCAACCACCATCGCCGTCAACACCAGCCTCGCCTTGAACTCCTTGAAGAGCGGCGTCGTCCTTGTCGACCTTGCTCCGCTCGGCCACGCAGCCCTGCACCTGAATGCGCGTCCAGCGTTTACGGTTTCGGATGCGATTCGCAACGCGCACCGCCTTGACCACTCGTTACTCGAGGGCTACATGACCCGCCTCGACAGCGGCCTCCAGTTGCTCGCCGGCGTTACCGAACCGTTGCCAGAGGACACGGCGACTGCGGATGTCGCGCGCTTGTTCGATCTTCTGGTGCAGCATTTCCGTTACGTGGTCGTTGATGCATCTTCGCGGCTGGATCGCGTCTCGCGTGTCGTTTGCGATTTATCCGATACGGTCCTTCTCGTTGGCCTCTCCGATGTCGCCTCGCTCTGGAGTGCAGCAAAAGTGCAGCGGTTTTTTGGAGAAGGCACGGGCGCACAGCGGCTTCGCCTGGTCATGAACCGCTTCCGCAAAATCCCGGGATTCAGCGATTCCGAAATCGAGACGACAACCGGCGCGAAGATTCTGCTAAAGATTCCAAACGAGTATGCGGCCGTCTCCGTCTCCATTGATCGTGGAATGCCCGTCGTACAGCAGAACCATTCAGAAATCTCACGATCCTTTGCTCAATTAGCGCGACTCGTATCCGAGCCCGCGCCCGACACCAAACCGAAGAACTGGCCGCTCACAATTCTGAGCCTGGGTAAAGCATGCTAG
- a CDS encoding CpaF family protein encodes MLELEKTSERTGFQQVKAELHRKILDRLNLEKLDRTPSDTAREEVLGIIRTTIANEGIPLSFTERERLAREILDEIFGLGPLERLLEDSSISDILVNRYNQVYIERAGKLVRTQLTFKDDQHLIQIIDRIVSRVGRRVDESSPMVDARLPDGSRVNAIIPPLAIDGACLSIRRFGRDPLTQTDLLNNKTLTPAMMELLTAMVMGRLNILISGGTGAGKTTLLNVLSGHIPETERIITIEDAAELQLRQEHVVRLETRPPNIEGQGAVRQRQLVINSLRMRPDRIVVGEVRGEEAFDMLQAMNTGHEGSLTTVHANTPRDALSRVENMVSMANLNLPDKAIRQQLASAINGVVQVSRMVDGSRRITSISEVTGMEGEVVTMQEIFTFERRGISEAGKVKGVFRACGIRPKFSDRLASAGFRLSTSLFESHTEL; translated from the coding sequence ATGCTAGAGCTCGAGAAAACCTCCGAAAGAACTGGATTCCAGCAGGTCAAGGCAGAGCTACACCGCAAAATCCTTGACCGGCTCAACCTTGAGAAGCTCGACCGCACGCCCAGCGATACGGCGCGAGAAGAGGTGCTTGGCATCATTCGGACGACCATTGCGAATGAAGGCATCCCTCTCAGCTTCACCGAGCGTGAACGCCTCGCGCGCGAGATTCTTGACGAGATCTTCGGGCTTGGTCCGCTCGAGCGCCTTCTTGAGGATTCCAGCATCTCTGACATCCTGGTCAATCGCTACAACCAGGTCTATATCGAACGCGCCGGCAAGCTCGTTCGGACTCAGCTCACGTTCAAGGACGACCAGCATCTCATTCAAATCATCGACCGCATCGTCTCGCGTGTAGGTCGCCGCGTCGATGAGTCTTCGCCCATGGTGGACGCGCGCCTGCCGGACGGTTCGCGTGTTAACGCCATCATCCCACCGCTGGCAATCGACGGAGCGTGCCTGTCCATCCGTAGATTCGGACGCGACCCGCTCACCCAAACCGATTTGCTTAACAACAAGACGCTCACGCCAGCGATGATGGAGCTGCTGACGGCCATGGTCATGGGCCGACTCAACATTCTGATTTCGGGCGGAACCGGCGCCGGCAAGACCACGCTTCTTAACGTGCTCTCCGGGCATATTCCGGAAACTGAACGCATCATCACCATCGAAGACGCGGCCGAGCTTCAGCTCAGGCAGGAGCACGTTGTACGGCTTGAGACGCGGCCTCCCAACATCGAAGGCCAGGGCGCCGTCAGGCAGCGCCAGCTTGTCATCAACAGCCTGCGCATGCGACCCGATCGCATTGTCGTCGGCGAGGTGCGTGGCGAAGAAGCGTTCGACATGCTTCAGGCCATGAATACCGGGCACGAGGGTTCGTTAACAACGGTGCACGCCAACACGCCGCGCGACGCGCTGTCTCGCGTGGAGAACATGGTGTCCATGGCGAACCTCAACCTGCCAGACAAGGCGATCCGACAGCAGCTTGCGTCTGCCATCAATGGCGTCGTCCAGGTGAGCCGCATGGTTGACGGCAGCCGCCGCATCACTTCCATTTCCGAAGTCACGGGAATGGAAGGCGAGGTGGTCACGATGCAGGAGATCTTCACGTTCGAGCGACGCGGCATATCTGAGGCAGGCAAAGTGAAAGGCGTTTTCCGAGCTTGTGGCATCCGGCCGAAGTTCTCCGACCGGCTTGCCTCTGCCGGCTTCCGTCTTAGCACCAGCCTCTTCGAATCGCACACTGAATTGTAG
- a CDS encoding type II secretion system F family protein, whose product MNPLFLLLLVFVVLSTALFALGAALMAPASLIGARMQSLLGRKVEGPQRPKMKDRFEQAMEPLSRALPRSPEEVSKMRALLIQAGYREAKHLKIYLGMRILFAALGLIVVLGTGLGIRAPILLLVAPAFGYFIPRFILKRKVTGRQLSIRLGLADALDMMVVCVEAGLGLDQALARVAGELSTVHPSLSDELQLVNLEMRAGKSRAESLRNLALRTGVDDVRALVAVLIQTDKFGTSIAQALRVHSDSLRTERRQRAEEAAAKTTIKMVPVLVIFILPTMLFVTLGPAVIALVRTVGPAMDK is encoded by the coding sequence ATGAATCCACTCTTTCTGTTGTTGCTCGTTTTCGTCGTACTTTCCACCGCGCTTTTTGCGCTCGGGGCGGCATTGATGGCTCCCGCATCGCTGATTGGCGCTCGTATGCAGTCCCTGCTCGGACGCAAGGTGGAGGGCCCCCAGCGGCCGAAGATGAAAGATCGCTTCGAGCAGGCGATGGAGCCTCTCAGCCGCGCCCTGCCCAGGTCGCCCGAGGAAGTTTCAAAGATGCGGGCACTGCTTATCCAGGCGGGCTACCGCGAAGCGAAGCACCTGAAGATTTATCTCGGAATGCGCATCCTGTTCGCCGCGCTCGGACTTATTGTGGTTCTCGGAACTGGTCTTGGAATTAGGGCGCCCATACTGCTGTTGGTGGCTCCAGCTTTCGGCTACTTCATTCCACGCTTCATCCTCAAGCGCAAGGTGACCGGACGCCAGCTTTCCATCCGTCTTGGCTTGGCCGACGCGCTTGACATGATGGTCGTCTGCGTCGAAGCCGGACTCGGACTCGATCAAGCCCTGGCCCGCGTTGCCGGCGAACTCTCCACAGTCCATCCCTCGCTCAGCGACGAATTGCAGCTAGTCAACCTGGAGATGCGCGCTGGCAAGTCCCGGGCTGAGTCGCTCCGCAACCTGGCGCTACGCACGGGTGTGGACGATGTCCGCGCACTCGTTGCCGTACTCATCCAGACGGACAAGTTTGGCACCAGCATCGCGCAAGCCCTGCGTGTGCACTCGGACTCGCTGCGCACCGAACGCCGGCAACGAGCCGAGGAAGCTGCCGCTAAAACCACGATCAAGATGGTGCCGGTGCTCGTCATCTTCATTCTGCCGACGATGCTGTTCGTAACTCTGGGACCGGCGGTCATCGCCCTCGTCCGCACCGTGGGACCTGCGATGGACAAATGA